The region TGGGCGCCGACCAGCATCCGCCGGACGATCGGGCCACCTCGCGGCTGGACCTCGCTCACGTCCTGCCTCCCACCTCCCGCGGGATCGCCAGTCCGCGGTGGTCACGCGGCGACCTCGGCCCGACAGCGGCCCTCGGCGTGCTCATGGGACGGGCTCGCCCACAGGGTCGGGGTCCGCCGCCGGGGTGTTGGGCAGGACGCGGACGGCCTCGTCGGGCAGGACGTGGACGTCGGTCCCGTCCACCGCGGTCACGTCCTCGAACCGCCTGACGAGCCCGACGAGCTGCCCCTCTCCTCCGGCCACGGTCAAGAGCTTACCGCGTCCGCGAAGGCCCCGAAGTTCTCCAGGAACCGCTGGGCGTCCGCCTCGGTGTGCTGCACCGACAGCAGCCACTGCTCGGACTTTCCCCAGGGGGGCAGGAACACCCCGCGGTTGTGCTGGAACAGCCAGTGGCAGTGGCTGAGCCGGTCGTCGATCTCGAGGAAGTCCCGGTAGTTGCGGACCGGGCCGGGCGAGAAGGTGACGCAGCCCTTGGCGCCGACCGCGACCACGTGGGCGGCCAGGCCGGTCCGCTCGATCACCGCCTGGCAGCCGGTGGCCATCTGCTCCCGCAGGGTCGTGAAGTGCTCGTAGGCGGCCGGGGTGAGCACCTCGGTGAGGGCGGCCCTGGCTGCGGCCATCGCCAGCGGGTTGCCGTTGAAGGTGCCGACCTGGTCGTAGCGGCCGGAGGTGATGTGCTCCATGACCTCGGCGGTGCCGCCGACGGCGGCCGTGGACAGGCCCCCGCCGATCGCCTTGGCCAGGCAGATCACGTCGGGCTGGACCCCGGACAGCTCCGTCACCCCGCCGGCGGCCACGGTGACCCCGGTCTTGACCTCGTCGTAGGCCAGCAGCACGCCGTGGCCCCGGGTCAGTGCGCGCACGCCCTCGAGGTAGCCGGGGGCGGGCGGGATGATGCCCGCGTTCATCATGATCGGCTCGACGATCATGCCGGCGACCTCACCCGGGTGCTCGGCCAGGACCCGCTCGAGGGTCTCCAGGTCGTTGAACGGCACCACCGTGGTCAGGGCGACGATCTCGGCCGGCACGCCCGAGCTGGCCGGGACGCTCGCGGGCCGGGACGCCGGGCCGGTCTCCCCGGCCGGGGGGTAGACCGAGACCTGCAGCGAGTCGTGGTGGCCGTGGTAGGCGCCCTCGAGCTTGACGATCCTGGGCCGCCCGGTGATCGCCCGCATCAGGTGCACTGCGTCCATGGTGGCCTCGGTGCCGGAGTTGGCGTACCGCCACACCGGCAGGCCGAAGCGCCTGGCCAGCTCCTCCGACACCGCGACGGCGTCCTCGGTGGGCTGGGCGAAGTGGGTGCCCCGGGCGACCCGGGCCGTGACGGCGGCCACCACCGCGGGGTGGGCGTGCCCGACTGCCATGACCCCGTAGCCGCCGTGCAGGTCGACGTACTCGGTGCCGTCCACGTCGTAGACCTTCGACCCGGCCCCGTGGGAGAGCCAGACCGCCTGGGGCCGGGCGATCTGCCAGCTCGAGGTCACCCCGCCTGCCAGGCTGCCCCTGGCCCGGCGCAGCAGCTCGGCCGAGCGGGGCTGCCGGTCCAGGAAGATCCGCTCCTGCGCTGCGATCAGCTTGTCGAGCCGGCTCGCGTCCAGGCCGGTGGTCCGCGCGTCAACCGCCATCCCAGCTCCCTCTCGTGCGCTCTGGTGGGACCGTTGCTGTGTGGTGCAAAGCGAGTCGGCCAGCATGAACTGGGCCCTCGAGCACCTCGGGCAGGCGCGGTGAGTGATTTCTCCGGAAACCTGATAGGCCGCATTCCCCTGTCCTCTTTGCCCAAGTATTCCCTAGGCCGGTGCCCCCACGGTAGGCTCGCAGGCGGGCTCGGACGACGGCCGATCCAAGGACGGGCGGCCCCGGGAGCCGGTCCCAGGGGGTGCCCCGATGCGGCGCTGTCTGCTCGTTGCCCTGGCCCTGCTCCTGCTGGTGCCCGCGGGGGCGGCGGCGCGGCCGGCCGGCCAGGCGGGGTCGGGAGCAGCCGGCCAGGCGCCGTCGGGGACGGGAGCGGCCGGCCAGGCGCCGTCGGGGACGGCCGGGCTGCCCGCGTGGGCCGCCGCCCGGGGTGCCGGCGTCACCCGGGACGCGGCCGGCATCGCCCGCATCCACGCCCGCACCGCTCACGACCTCTATTTCCTGCAGGGCTGGGCCCACGCCCAGGACCGGCTGTTCCAGATGGACGTGCGCCGCAGGCAGGCCGGGGGCACCCTGGCCGAGCTGCTCGGCCCGGGCGCGCTCGCCGGCGACGTGCAGCTGCGCACCATCGGCCTGCACCGGGCCGCGGCGCGGTCGCTCCCGGTGGTCTCCGCGCGGGCCAGGGCGGGGCTGGCCGCCTACGCCGAGGGGGTCAACGCCTGGGTCGCCGGCCACCAGCTCCCGCCCGAGTACGCCGCGCTCCACCTGACCGGGTTCCGGCCCTGGGCGCCGGTGGACAGCCTGAGCGTCGCCAAGCTGGTGTCGTTCAGCCTCTCGTTCGACCTCGACCTCGGCTTCACCGTCGCGCTCGCCTCCTACCAGGCGGCCGGCCGGGCTGCCGGCTTCGACGGCACCAAGCTGTTCTTCGAGGATCTGTGGCGCACCCAGCCGTTCACGCCGTTCGCGACCGTGCCGGACGCCAACCAGCCGGCCGGCACCGGGCAGCGCGCCCAGGCGGCCGTGACGGCACGGCCGGCGAGCGCCGGCCACAGCGCCGACCACCTGGGCGCGGCCGCGGCGCTCGGGCGCCGCTACCTCGAGCGCGCAGGCGCTGTCCCGCTGCTCGAGCGGGCGGTCACCCGGGGCGCCACCGCCGCCGGCTCCAACCAGTGGGCGGTGAGCGGCAGCAACGCCGTCGGCGGGGCGCCGCTGCTCGCCAACGACCCCCACCTCGGCCTGGACGCCCCCTCCACCTTCTACCCGGTCCAGCTCACGGCCGGGCCGACCGACGTCATCGGCAGCGGCTTCGCGGGCGCGCCAGGGGTCGTCGTCGGTCATAACCGCTTCATCTCCTGGGGTGCGACCGTCAACCCGCTGGATGTGACCGACACCTACCTTGAGCAGGTCCGCCCCGACCCGTCGTCGCCGAGCGGTCTGGCAACGGTCCACCAGGGCAGCCTGGAGCCGGTCGTGCCGATCCCCGAGGTGTTCCGCCAGAACAACCCGGGCTCGGGCCGGCCCGACGACGTCACCGTCGTCCCGCCCGGCGGCCCCGTGCCGGCCGCCACCCTGATCGTGCCGCGCCGCAACAACGGCCCGATCATCCAGCTCGACCAGGCGGCCGGCACCGCCCTGAGCGTGCAGTACACCGGGTTCAGCCCGACCAGGGAGATCGACACCTTCCTGCTCGCCGACGACGCCAGGAACCTGGCCGACTTCCGCGAGGGCCTGCAGTTCTTCGACGTCGGCAGCCAGAACTTCACCTACGCCGACGTGCACGGCACCATCGCCTACTTCACCTCGAGCGAGCTGCCTCTGCGCGAGGACCTGCAGGCCGGCAC is a window of Actinomycetes bacterium DNA encoding:
- a CDS encoding aspartate aminotransferase family protein; the protein is MAVDARTTGLDASRLDKLIAAQERIFLDRQPRSAELLRRARGSLAGGVTSSWQIARPQAVWLSHGAGSKVYDVDGTEYVDLHGGYGVMAVGHAHPAVVAAVTARVARGTHFAQPTEDAVAVSEELARRFGLPVWRYANSGTEATMDAVHLMRAITGRPRIVKLEGAYHGHHDSLQVSVYPPAGETGPASRPASVPASSGVPAEIVALTTVVPFNDLETLERVLAEHPGEVAGMIVEPIMMNAGIIPPAPGYLEGVRALTRGHGVLLAYDEVKTGVTVAAGGVTELSGVQPDVICLAKAIGGGLSTAAVGGTAEVMEHITSGRYDQVGTFNGNPLAMAAARAALTEVLTPAAYEHFTTLREQMATGCQAVIERTGLAAHVVAVGAKGCVTFSPGPVRNYRDFLEIDDRLSHCHWLFQHNRGVFLPPWGKSEQWLLSVQHTEADAQRFLENFGAFADAVSS
- a CDS encoding penicillin acylase family protein, with translation MRRCLLVALALLLLVPAGAAARPAGQAGSGAAGQAPSGTGAAGQAPSGTAGLPAWAAARGAGVTRDAAGIARIHARTAHDLYFLQGWAHAQDRLFQMDVRRRQAGGTLAELLGPGALAGDVQLRTIGLHRAAARSLPVVSARARAGLAAYAEGVNAWVAGHQLPPEYAALHLTGFRPWAPVDSLSVAKLVSFSLSFDLDLGFTVALASYQAAGRAAGFDGTKLFFEDLWRTQPFTPFATVPDANQPAGTGQRAQAAVTARPASAGHSADHLGAAAALGRRYLERAGAVPLLERAVTRGATAAGSNQWAVSGSNAVGGAPLLANDPHLGLDAPSTFYPVQLTAGPTDVIGSGFAGAPGVVVGHNRFISWGATVNPLDVTDTYLEQVRPDPSSPSGLATVHQGSLEPVVPIPEVFRQNNPGSGRPDDVTVVPPGGPVPAATLIVPRRNNGPIIQLDQAAGTALSVQYTGFSPTREIDTFLLADDARNLADFREGLQFFDVGSQNFTYADVHGTIAYFTSSELPLREDLQAGTVNGLPPFFVRNGAGGNEWLPASQRHPGQALPYEILPPAEMPHTVNPRAGFVVNANNDPIGTSLDNDPLNQLRPGGGIYYLNPGYDGIRGGRIDQLIRGQLTRGGKLSLGGVQRIQADTVLVDAQFFVPRILGAMTAARSSATPALAAFAADPAVVHAVGRLAAWDRSTPTGIPEGYDASDVQGRRLPPSAQEVRGSVAATIYAVWRSQFVRDVIDARLQPFRLPHPDGERSLTALKHLFETFPARGGVGASGVDFFPLPGVASAADRRDVAVLASLRRALDRLAGPEFAAAFHGSTDQDDYRWGLLHRVVLDHPLGGRFDIPPAAGAFPPPLPGLRGIPVDGGFDTVDAATHDVRGGDANGFMFGSGPANRFVSRHGPLGVYAESSLPGGTSGVPGSRFYVNLLPGWLTDDTFPLLLR